A single Entelurus aequoreus isolate RoL-2023_Sb linkage group LG11, RoL_Eaeq_v1.1, whole genome shotgun sequence DNA region contains:
- the zgc:92606 gene encoding gamma-aminobutyric acid receptor-associated protein-like 1, producing MGSQYQRSVPLEVRRAEGERVRAKHPDKIPIIVERSQRSRAPDLDKKKYLVPSDLTVGQLCFLIRQRVSLRPEEALFFFVNNSLPPSSSPLSAVYEEHHEEDLFLYLTYSNESVYGA from the exons ATGGGGAGTCAGTACCAGCGCTCAGTACCACTGGAGGTAAGGAGAGCAGAGGGAGAGCGTGTCCGAGCCAAGCATCCTGACAAGATACCG ATCATCGTAGAGCGGTCCCAGAGGTCTCGAGCTCCTGACCTGGATAAGAAGAAATACTTGGTGCCCTCAGATTTAACAG TGGGCCAGCTGTGCTTCCTGATCCGTCAGCGCGTTTCTTTGAGACCAGAGGAGGCGCTCTTCTTCTTCGTCAACAACTCCCTGCCCCCCTCCAGCTCGCCTCTCTCTGCCGTCTATGAG GAGCACCATGAAGAAGACCTGTTCCTCTACCTGACCTACAGCAACGAGAGCGTCTACGGCGCCTGA